The genomic interval ggaGCTTTGTTACGAGTGTTAGGACTGAGTTTTGTGAGATAAAATCGGAACCGAAATTCACACCGTcgattttaatgaataaaatcgGAGGAAAGCCAACCCGACTTttcctgaaggtccggattctctgcgatagcCAACGACAAGTGACCGAACAAATGcggaaaatatagaaagataaCAAAACAAGTTTTACGAATGGTAGATCTATATTTCGAATTCGCGTAAGAGCATTGCGATTATTACAAAACACTGTAAGAGCTTCGGCTGCGAGAACAGGCAACGATATTCctagttctagccgcctaaGACCTTAAACCtcattgagtcgcagctcgataacAAAAGACGAAAACCATACGAAAAAGGTTTTGTTAAGATTTGGGATTGGACCTTATGAAAGGCTGCCTatgtacccctttcgaggattcaagtcggacgtagttcagttagaaagaattgaacaagagatcgaccAGCCTGTGATGGTTCGTCTATTATGAGCGTTGGTCATAAAAACATGCATGTCAAGAATAATgcatagggtttctatgtgcggaaatttaagtaaaagaattgttagatccttccgagatgAACAGAGGTCTGCGGacaagataaaaatagaacaagaggcggccagacgttctaggtcctgccttgctagtctagccacctaagttctaagttctctAAGTTTGTAGGAGTTCTCTaagtctaaaatctcggatccATTTTTCTTCTGCTCCAGCCCTCCTTATATACATGTCTAGGTCGGTGGCTCTTCTACTTTTTCGCCTTTGGGCCCAAGTTTATCCCTTTtcgggaatattccatttttcatCGATCTTCATAATCATCTTCGaacttttacatttatattcggaaacttgacatttatcctaaTTTCGGGAAATGGAATAAACCTGCATAGCCTTGTTGGGCCTGAATCCTTAAAATCGTAAGTGGGTCCGTGGGCACGTTTCAGGCCCTTGGACGTTCATACGATTTCTCGGAAAGATTGTCTTTCTCGTAAATAAATCGTACAGTCTAAAGAATCGGTGTtcaagtcgatcgttcttgttttacaagatattttacgagaaaaccaactgtttgggaaaaatatccaggcaTAAATTTTCTCCtgcttccggataggtcctcgacttccagaccgTTGCctaagaagaaaccagggaccaaTCCCTACCATAGGTCCGACCCCTTGACCGGACCGACCCTTGGagtaaaatagaagttttccgcctaaagggaaacttccattttctgattatggaagagttcgtCCTACTTGAAGCCggcatctacaactataaaaggggagctcAAATCCTAAAACAAGAGATCAACTTTCTAGAGtctaagagattagagtttaggcgacaaGATTAGGTTTATACACCAAACATTGTAGTCCCGAATCAATTCTATCAGAGAAGATTATGAAATTTCGTTTTGTTTAATCGATTTGGTAAAAACACGagttatttcaaataaaatatttgtacttaatattaaaaagaaaaaaatgaatagaaTACAAATATTTCAATATGAAATTACTGTTTACTTTTTACAACATAGAAATATCAGTTTAGGACTTTGGTTTTTACGGTTTAGTCGTAAACAAGTAACGAGTAATATCAAAGTAAGTGGTTAACTTTTTTGTGATACTTGTTAGTTGTCTTGtacttgaaaataataaaactcaACAACTTGATATTTGAATTGACAACGAAGAATATTTGAAAAAACGAAACAAATACAAgttaaataacaaatataagGAAAGTAACAAGTACTCGTGTCCAGTCCAAAGAATTTAATTGTTTGGTCGTTTCCTTCCCAAATCCCAACCATACATTgaataaagaaattaaaaactCACAGTTTTCGGATGGTTCGAGAGGTTGCCCAAATTTAATAAGAAGTAATTTTAACAAATTGGAAATatactataaaattatacaaagaGGGTAGGTGGTAGTTATAAACACGCATTAATGGCACCTAATTTAAAACCTACTATAATATCTCCGCTTACAAGGTTTTATAAACAAATCCTCTCACACAGAAACGCAAAAACACAATGACTAACGTTGCAGTAATAGCCGCTATTCTGATTGCAGCATTGTTATCAGCTAGCGTGACAGAACAAATGGCTCCATCTCCTTCCTCAGGACCTTCGGTTGAACCAGACTGCATGACGAATCTGTTGAACATGACGGACTGTCTTTCGTACGTGCAGGTAGGAAACCGTGGTGGTGCGGCCAATCCAGACAAATCTTGTTGTCCGGAGCTTGCCGGCCTTGTCGATAACTCGCCACAATGCCTCTGCTACCTACTCGGCGGAGATATGGAGGTTCAGTATGGAATCAAGATTGATAAGGCAAAGGCTCTCAAGCTTCCGGAGTTTGTGGCGTCGTTACTCCAGATCCCTCACTATGTTCACGTAATTTTTAACTTTCACTCtggattttgtttttaactaaaataaaggACTATTGAAGTTGTTGATTATTACTCTTTTAACAGAAAAAAGTTGTTGACTAGTACTCCatctattttaataaatgagattttaaatttatttatatttcaagaTGTTTTCAATTTATAGTGAAAAACTtattagatttatatatatgtttttattatacattttatttttctattgattaGAATATATGTTAGGTTTAGAATTAATGATGTTTATGTTTAGAGgatatatgaaattaattattttctaaattaatatacacaCGTCTAAAACAACAAATGTAAACGAAAAGGAAGGCATACTCTTTGAAAACATAATCCCCCCTTGTATGCAAATATACCaataaaccttttttttttttggacaacataTACCAATAAACCTATccatttattttcttgaaattttaaactataaagCTCGTacgaataaatatataagactaaaatttaagtttttcaTAAGTTGAAATGTATGTATCCATAAATTttcatgtttatgtttattaCTGGAACTgcaactaataataataatgttaattaatatatgatttttaatttacacaaaatcttaaataaattCCTAGccaaaattatagaaaataaaataatgtggCAACTGTCAACTATATATAGAAGAGATATGAGAAATCAGAATTATTTGTCTGACGTCTCGTTTATTCACCAACACACTGGAGTTTACAACGAATGAAATACAAGGACAATCGACTTTCGAACGAaagattttatttatgtatataataaggTTAGACTGTGGATATTTGTTCGTTGCCTTAATAAAATTAGGAAAAGAGCTgtaaaaatctattatattaaaacagaagtcatctcttctaattcatgtgtgattttcttttaaaatggaaatatcTAGTAGATTTGGTCACACTAcattttaatcattattaatcTTTGAACtacattaattataatatttttttgatatcttttcatttatatatatatatatatatatatatataaatttttctttttttttaaaaaaaaaattcgaaaaatcttttaaaaagatcttaacaagatcttaattttcaaaattatatgtaaataactTAATTAATTccgtaattagttttgaaatattattatacattaatatattcagttgtttttataaaatgaaaaataaaatattatatcttatttttatctattatataatcacaatcaatcatgttaatttttttatcatattgaacttaatatgataaaattatactaaattgataaaattttaaattttattttcataaatagaaaatatttatgttaaaaatataatatgacagAGCGGTTTAACATTAACAAACAATATactacatatataaaaattaacatatctttcacttttatagatataataatatattgtataaaatgaataaacataaaaaatattgctaaaaaGAAATTCATCTTTGAAAGACGGGTGAAAATTtaacatcaattaaataaaaaaattgtcaaatattttttcatgcacatattaatatgtttaataactaaatacaaatacaataagataaatatataataagaagcaatAAATACGTACGACGGTTTAAACAGTTGATTATTTACAACATGCAAACTAtacattattgtatttgaaatagctttataaatatttaaacatatgaataaaattaaaaatgtatactactaatgatctaaataaatatatatttatataaaaatgaaaataaaacccgCACAGTTGTGCGGGTCGAGATCTAGTATATAATTAAAGTAAAACTACTTTGAAAGAAAATGTGATACTTAGTGTGCGAACCATCTGTTATCCTTACAACTAGGCATGGAATTTATTATCTAATATCCGGATTCTATCCGAATCTTCTCTAGATCCGTACCACAAATTTAAATATCCAAAGAAGTCGAATCCAGATTTGGATAGTAAAATATAAGATCGGTCTAAACTAGATATGAATCtagatatcttgatttttttagtcTGAATATTAAAATCcgtatattaatattttaaaaatattaatatctatatataaaattattatttttattttattttcattttatagtaatatatataaattttacatatattgcAATATTATACATAGAAATAAGTAAAaacattatatacatttttatttttaaattattgttaatattatatatatattaatattatatttatttattttaaagatccAAATCAAAATCCGTATATCCACTGgacattataatttttaaattgaatatcCGACATTTAGACACCTAAAAATACcgaatttgaataaaaataaaaaaaatcatggatCCGACATATAAGTATCAGGATccagatattttaaaaatttccccTTTCCGTCCTAGACCTACTTACAGCTCACCTACTCGCACAATTAATACTTTGTCGGTTCCGAAAAAAATACCAAATGTATTCAATCTTttctttctaattttattttattttattttatttcattattgGACGCTAAAGTTTTACAAAGTACTAGTATCATTACAGATTCAcgcaatatattttaaaagaaaggaATTTCATTTATAATCTTTAATTGTTTAGCAACTTAAGGTTAAATGAAGGAACTGATTTTACAATTAATGGTTTTTAATGTAAAATGctcaataacaatttttattttggtgcaaatgttaaattaacttttttttgtaaactgttAAATTAACTTCGTaagaaacattaaaaattaatggtt from Raphanus sativus cultivar WK10039 unplaced genomic scaffold, ASM80110v3 Scaffold0007, whole genome shotgun sequence carries:
- the LOC108837880 gene encoding LOW QUALITY PROTEIN: non-specific lipid transfer protein GPI-anchored 2 (The sequence of the model RefSeq protein was modified relative to this genomic sequence to represent the inferred CDS: inserted 1 base in 1 codon); this encodes MTNVAVIAAILIAALLSASVTEQMAPSPSSGPSVEPDCMTNLLNMTDCLSYVQVGNRGGAANPDKSCCPELAGLVDNSPQCLCYLLGGDMEVQYGIKIDKAKALKLPXVCGVVTPDPSLCSLFGIPVGAPEAMGNEESSPAFAPTSGAEPPEGLASGPSASRMSDARNTAPYSLFLSIFCISSIILISFSF